One Rhizobiales bacterium GAS188 DNA window includes the following coding sequences:
- a CDS encoding Methyltransferase domain-containing protein produces MLDRPPTSRWTQENRSTWDERAAIHMRDANGFYALDRFRAGEDILLDIEGNEIGDVAGRHVLHLQCHLGLDTLCLARRGAIVTGLDFSGTAIEAARTLAAEAKLPANFVQANVYDALEVLDGGFDVVFVNWGSLNWLPDIRHWAEIVSGLLRPDGFLYLAEQHPHISTMREVDGRLEPGFPWRTPPDDPVVTETPTSYNGDETPLVNQRLHEWEHPLSDIIGGVLGAGLRLDFFHEFEVLPWQRLPMMVPSGDRFFRLPDGQPPMPLAFSLKAYKGYHDSW; encoded by the coding sequence ATGCTTGATCGCCCGCCGACCAGCCGATGGACGCAGGAAAACAGGTCGACCTGGGATGAGCGCGCCGCGATCCACATGCGCGATGCCAATGGCTTCTACGCGCTCGATCGCTTCCGCGCCGGCGAGGACATTCTGCTCGACATCGAAGGCAACGAGATCGGCGATGTGGCGGGCCGGCATGTGCTGCATCTGCAATGCCATCTCGGCCTCGATACATTGTGCCTGGCGCGCCGCGGGGCCATCGTCACCGGGCTTGATTTCTCCGGCACGGCGATCGAGGCCGCCCGGACGCTGGCGGCCGAGGCTAAGTTGCCTGCGAATTTCGTCCAGGCGAACGTCTATGACGCGCTGGAAGTGCTGGATGGCGGCTTCGATGTCGTCTTCGTGAACTGGGGGTCGCTGAACTGGCTGCCCGACATCCGGCATTGGGCCGAGATCGTGTCGGGCCTGCTGCGGCCTGACGGATTTCTCTACCTCGCCGAGCAGCACCCGCATATCTCGACCATGCGCGAAGTCGACGGGCGCCTCGAGCCTGGCTTTCCCTGGCGCACGCCGCCCGACGATCCTGTCGTAACCGAGACCCCCACGAGCTATAACGGCGACGAGACGCCGCTCGTGAACCAGCGCCTGCATGAATGGGAGCACCCGCTATCCGACATCATCGGCGGCGTGCTGGGCGCGGGGCTGCGGCTCGATTTCTTCCATGAATTCGAAGTTCTGCCCTGGCAGCGCCTGCCCATGATGGTGCCGTCGGGTGATCGCTTCTTTCGCCTGCCGGACGGCCAGCCGCCCATGCCGCTCGCCTTCTCGTTGAAGGCCTATAAGGGCTATCACGACTCGTGGTGA
- a CDS encoding Predicted protein tyrosine phosphatase, which yields MTNASHAQLTICGLEELDAHSARSVTHVLSILDPGWPEPEAFFAYDPHHRTTLHFHDEIEPRPGVQLPKPEHVEQILAFGRSLQRDLVERPDAHLLVHCHAGISRSTAAMTALLAQADPGLAEEAIFERLLAVRPKAWPNSLMIGFADDQLSRGGRLTQALRHLYGKRLAGRPELAKIMHDLNRVREVEMAVMPG from the coding sequence ATGACGAACGCATCGCACGCCCAATTGACGATCTGCGGCCTCGAGGAGCTCGACGCGCACAGTGCCCGCTCGGTCACGCATGTGCTCTCGATCCTCGATCCGGGTTGGCCGGAGCCCGAGGCCTTCTTCGCCTATGATCCGCATCACCGCACGACCTTGCACTTCCATGACGAGATCGAACCGAGGCCCGGTGTCCAATTGCCGAAGCCTGAGCATGTGGAGCAGATCCTCGCCTTCGGCCGCAGCCTGCAGCGCGACCTCGTCGAGCGCCCCGATGCGCATCTCCTGGTGCATTGCCATGCGGGCATCTCGCGCTCGACGGCCGCGATGACCGCCTTGCTGGCGCAGGCCGATCCCGGCCTCGCCGAAGAGGCCATCTTCGAGCGGTTGCTCGCCGTCCGCCCCAAGGCCTGGCCGAACTCGCTGATGATCGGCTTCGCCGATGATCAGCTATCGCGCGGCGGCCGGCTGACGCAGGCGCTGCGGCACCTCTACGGCAAGCGGCTCGCCGGTCGTCCCGAGCTCGCCAAGATCATGCACGACCTCAACCGTGTTCGCGAAGTCGAGATGGCGGTGATGCCGGGCTAA